A single window of Sporosarcina sp. FSL W7-1349 DNA harbors:
- the addB gene encoding helicase-exonuclease AddAB subunit AddB, protein MSLRFITGRSGSGKTTFIEREIAAELAERPIGAPIIVIVPDQMSFSMEHSLSVDFGLNGIIRAQVLTFKRLAWRVLQETGGIARKEVDGFGYRMLVRSVLEENQDEFKLFRQAANKRGFTEMIGDLLKEFSRYSLDHAKLQELRTTLSGQEAPRTLLDKADDLSILLTKIEDKLGTAYIDSEGHLALLASQIKHSDLLREADIYIDGFENFPTREYEIITELMKVANRVTVALPMEGADSGFGDHELFYTPVRTSFRLREIARTESVEVEDDVYMAKGQRFKSADLRHFEAEFDHYPAQVKEAEGHVRIIEAADRRAEIHAVARAVRERARAGKRYKEIAILYRQPEKYDELIGTIFPQYDIPVFISRKKPMLHHPLIEFSRSVLEAVIAGWSYESVFRAVKTDLFFPHNEEKILWRERADRLENFVLARGIYGSRWFDDTRWRVKKYRGLELHTDVQTDEERALEQELHLVRDVIREPLASFEARLKRSRNGRDVAEALFLFMEKLHVYDKILDLRMEEEEAGRLLGATEHEQAWNNWIHVLDQFVLMFGDREMDPAEAARILDEGFDTLEFSRIPPSLDQVTVTTLEVSALMEICTVFVIGVNDGVLPKRIDNEGLLSDADREWFMQAGFDIAPTSKMKLMDETFMAYRALTAAKEELVVSYPIADEEGKALIPSLYISRIQQLLPGTPLEVIVNDPSELPLEANQFDYISHPRAALPYATIKAKEAFHSEVFDAEWRAVMAYYEEDPLWSSVLRHIIRPMKEGKATERLRPELTAGLYGESFVSSVSRVESYYSCPFQHYASYGLRLEERTEFTLEAPAIGDLFHAALKWVSDEVMRLSKSWSGLSREECWRLAREAVDDITPYFFNRILLSTHRYQYIKRKLMQILQRTIYSLSHQAKATVFKPVAIEAAFGPGEELPPLEIPLRRGNTMKLRGRIDRVDATEIGGKEYVRIIDYKSSAHSLDLAEVYYGLSLQMLTYLDVALENADEWLGIQAHPAGVLYMHVHNPMIRPDMELTAEQLDAEIRKSYKMRGYLLEHSEVVTGMDADIGRSSAIVPAALKKDGGFTAASKVLAADDLDMMRSFVRSRHRKAGDAMLAGDTRVFPYKLREKMPCQFCSYRSVCQFDPTDPDEKYRPYAELAPDITLEKMRKEVAEDEHTSET, encoded by the coding sequence TTGTCATTGCGTTTTATTACCGGACGGTCGGGTTCTGGGAAGACGACGTTCATCGAGAGGGAGATCGCGGCGGAGCTGGCGGAGCGGCCGATTGGGGCGCCTATCATTGTCATCGTGCCCGACCAGATGTCCTTTTCCATGGAGCATAGCTTGTCGGTCGATTTCGGATTGAACGGGATTATACGAGCGCAAGTGCTGACGTTCAAGCGGCTCGCGTGGCGCGTGCTGCAGGAGACGGGCGGAATTGCACGCAAGGAAGTGGATGGCTTCGGCTATCGGATGCTCGTGCGCAGCGTTCTCGAAGAAAATCAGGATGAGTTCAAACTGTTCCGCCAGGCGGCGAATAAGCGCGGATTTACGGAAATGATCGGCGATTTGCTTAAGGAGTTCAGCCGCTACAGCTTGGATCATGCGAAGTTGCAGGAACTCCGCACAACGCTGTCCGGGCAGGAGGCGCCGCGGACTTTGCTCGATAAAGCGGATGATTTGTCCATTTTGCTGACGAAGATCGAGGACAAGCTCGGGACCGCTTACATCGATAGCGAAGGTCATTTGGCATTGCTCGCTTCGCAAATCAAACATTCCGACCTGCTTCGGGAGGCGGATATCTATATTGATGGGTTCGAAAATTTCCCGACCCGGGAATATGAAATCATCACCGAGCTGATGAAAGTGGCCAATCGGGTGACGGTCGCGCTGCCGATGGAAGGGGCAGATTCCGGGTTCGGCGATCATGAACTGTTTTACACGCCGGTCCGCACTTCATTCCGCTTGCGGGAGATTGCGCGGACGGAGTCGGTAGAAGTGGAAGACGATGTCTATATGGCGAAGGGGCAGCGGTTTAAAAGTGCCGACCTGCGCCATTTCGAGGCGGAATTCGACCATTATCCGGCACAGGTAAAAGAGGCGGAAGGCCATGTCCGCATTATCGAAGCGGCCGATCGCCGTGCCGAAATCCATGCCGTGGCACGGGCGGTCCGTGAGCGGGCCCGGGCCGGCAAGCGATATAAGGAAATCGCCATCTTGTATCGGCAGCCGGAAAAGTACGATGAGCTGATCGGGACGATTTTTCCCCAATACGATATCCCGGTGTTCATTAGCCGGAAAAAACCGATGCTGCACCATCCGCTCATCGAGTTCTCGCGTTCCGTCTTGGAGGCGGTAATTGCGGGCTGGTCGTATGAATCGGTCTTCCGCGCGGTGAAGACGGACCTCTTTTTCCCGCATAATGAAGAGAAGATCCTCTGGCGGGAGCGAGCGGATCGTTTGGAAAATTTCGTGTTGGCACGAGGAATTTACGGTTCCCGCTGGTTTGATGATACGCGTTGGCGGGTGAAGAAGTACCGGGGGCTTGAACTCCATACGGATGTACAAACCGATGAAGAGCGGGCGCTGGAACAGGAGTTGCATTTGGTCCGGGATGTCATCCGGGAACCGCTCGCTTCGTTCGAGGCTCGGCTAAAGCGTTCCCGAAATGGCCGGGATGTGGCGGAAGCGCTGTTTTTATTCATGGAAAAGCTTCATGTGTATGATAAGATCCTCGACCTTCGGATGGAAGAGGAGGAGGCGGGGCGGCTGCTCGGCGCGACGGAGCATGAGCAGGCGTGGAATAATTGGATCCATGTGCTGGACCAGTTCGTGCTCATGTTCGGCGATCGGGAGATGGATCCGGCGGAAGCGGCGCGCATCTTGGATGAAGGCTTCGATACGCTCGAGTTCTCCAGGATCCCGCCGTCCCTTGATCAAGTGACCGTGACGACGCTGGAAGTTTCCGCTTTGATGGAAATTTGCACGGTGTTCGTCATCGGGGTCAATGATGGGGTGCTGCCAAAGCGGATCGACAATGAAGGGCTCCTCTCCGATGCCGACCGGGAATGGTTCATGCAGGCGGGATTCGACATTGCCCCGACTTCGAAGATGAAATTGATGGATGAGACATTCATGGCGTATCGTGCCCTCACTGCGGCCAAGGAGGAACTGGTAGTGTCGTATCCGATTGCGGATGAAGAAGGGAAGGCGCTCATCCCGTCGCTTTACATTTCGAGGATCCAGCAATTGCTGCCGGGCACACCGTTGGAAGTTATCGTAAACGATCCTTCCGAACTGCCGCTGGAGGCGAATCAGTTCGACTATATCAGCCATCCGCGGGCTGCGCTCCCTTACGCGACCATTAAGGCGAAGGAGGCATTTCACTCCGAGGTTTTTGATGCGGAATGGCGGGCCGTTATGGCGTATTACGAAGAAGATCCGCTCTGGTCTTCCGTTCTGCGGCATATTATCCGCCCGATGAAGGAAGGCAAGGCGACGGAACGGCTCCGGCCGGAATTGACCGCGGGATTGTACGGCGAATCGTTCGTTTCCAGCGTGTCGAGGGTCGAGTCGTATTACAGCTGTCCGTTCCAGCATTACGCTTCCTATGGACTGCGTCTGGAAGAGCGGACGGAGTTCACATTGGAAGCCCCGGCAATCGGGGATCTGTTCCACGCTGCATTGAAATGGGTGTCCGACGAAGTGATGCGGCTCTCTAAATCATGGAGCGGGCTGTCGAGGGAGGAATGTTGGCGATTGGCGCGGGAAGCGGTCGACGATATTACGCCTTATTTCTTCAATCGGATTTTATTGTCGACACATCGCTATCAATATATCAAACGGAAGCTCATGCAAATTCTCCAACGTACGATCTATTCCCTAAGCCATCAGGCAAAGGCGACGGTGTTTAAGCCGGTCGCCATCGAAGCGGCATTCGGGCCGGGGGAGGAGTTGCCGCCGCTTGAAATCCCGCTTCGCCGGGGAAACACGATGAAACTCCGCGGAAGGATTGACCGGGTGGATGCGACGGAAATCGGCGGGAAAGAGTATGTGCGGATTATCGATTACAAATCATCCGCGCATTCCCTTGATCTTGCGGAAGTGTATTATGGATTATCCTTGCAGATGCTGACGTATTTGGACGTGGCACTGGAAAACGCGGACGAATGGCTCGGCATCCAAGCCCATCCGGCAGGCGTGCTCTATATGCATGTCCATAATCCGATGATCCGTCCAGATATGGAATTGACCGCCGAACAGCTCGACGCGGAAATCCGCAAGTCTTATAAGATGAGGGGTTACTTGCTCGAACATTCGGAAGTCGTTACAGGAATGGATGCGGATATTGGCCGTTCCTCGGCGATTGTCCCGGCGGCGCTCAAAAAGGATGGCGGCTTTACAGCAGCTTCGAAAGTGCTGGCGGCGGACGATTTGGACATGATGCGGTCATTCGTCCGGTCCCGCCACCGGAAAGCGGGCGATGCGATGCTCGCGGGAGATACACGGGTGTTCCCGTACAAACTGCGCGAAAAGATGCCATGCCAGTTTTGCTCGTATCGTTCCGTGTGCCAGTTCGATCCAACCGATCCGGACGAGAAATACCGGCCGTACGCAGAGTTGGCACCCGATATTACGTTGGAGAAAATGCGGAAGGAGGTGGCGGAGGATGAACATACCAGTGAAACCTGA
- a CDS encoding Ger(x)C family spore germination protein encodes MKNKILCAVGLLLLAFLSGCWSNNEPERMLYVHGLGVDFEDGEYKVYVQIINFRNVAKSEQPTSESNQAEVGFAAGKTVSEAIIKLYHSADEKVYWGHLTFIVLSKNVLDNGRLNSVIDGFVRYRDTRYRVWLYSTEDPVKDILLTIPIINTAITLSTLGDPSNSYEQESFIEPVNMRRMIIQMDEPSYEAVIPYITITRNWETVEGKDPIAKLQGVGVVTPKEFKGFISGEKADGLQWMNKETKRGEVTIHLDGGEEDYITVILEKLKVDIRPVTEGDTVKFDIDVKMTGGIGLLHRSTNYDTVKKKTEEKIADDIKKTYREALDRDIDIYRLSEVLYRKNNKEWKRLQQNGKVELSEDSIRSLNVQVNVKSGRKQLKETIQ; translated from the coding sequence ATGAAAAATAAAATCTTATGCGCAGTCGGTCTTCTATTGCTCGCTTTCCTTTCAGGATGTTGGAGTAATAACGAGCCGGAACGGATGTTATACGTGCATGGATTGGGTGTCGACTTTGAAGATGGGGAATATAAAGTATATGTGCAGATCATCAATTTCAGGAATGTGGCAAAATCTGAACAGCCTACTTCGGAGAGCAATCAGGCCGAGGTGGGTTTTGCAGCCGGAAAAACAGTGAGCGAAGCCATAATTAAGTTGTACCATTCGGCGGATGAAAAAGTGTACTGGGGGCATTTAACGTTCATCGTCCTTTCGAAAAACGTTTTAGATAACGGGAGGTTGAACTCCGTAATTGATGGATTCGTCCGGTATCGGGATACAAGATACCGGGTATGGCTGTACAGCACGGAAGATCCGGTGAAAGATATTTTGCTGACGATTCCCATTATCAATACCGCCATTACATTATCGACATTGGGGGATCCGTCCAATTCCTACGAGCAGGAGTCTTTTATCGAACCTGTTAATATGCGCAGAATGATCATTCAGATGGACGAGCCGAGTTACGAAGCGGTTATCCCGTACATCACCATAACACGGAATTGGGAAACGGTGGAGGGAAAGGATCCCATCGCAAAGCTTCAAGGGGTCGGTGTCGTGACGCCCAAAGAGTTTAAAGGATTCATCAGTGGAGAAAAGGCAGACGGCCTGCAATGGATGAACAAGGAGACAAAGCGGGGAGAGGTGACGATTCATCTGGACGGGGGAGAGGAAGATTATATAACAGTCATTCTCGAAAAACTGAAAGTGGACATCCGGCCGGTTACGGAAGGGGACACTGTGAAATTCGACATTGACGTGAAGATGACTGGGGGCATTGGTCTCCTTCACCGAAGCACCAATTACGATACAGTGAAAAAGAAAACGGAAGAAAAGATAGCCGATGATATCAAAAAAACTTACCGAGAAGCGCTCGACCGGGATATTGACATCTATCGTCTTTCGGAAGTGCTATATCGAAAAAATAACAAAGAATGGAAACGACTGCAGCAAAATGGAAAAGTTGAATTATCAGAGGACTCCATACGGTCCCTGAACGTGCAGGTGAACGTCAAATCGGGAAGGAAACAGTTGAAGGAAACAATTCAATAA
- a CDS encoding spore germination protein — protein MKQNNDALNGDRLRQLFSKSADVRFQEFTFSGKTVLFVTCEAMIDEHLLYDVVVERVRVCMDSLGEEPIGEAEIEALPIPSLQKVVEAAEALSAVYTGQALLYFEEQEALYSSNIAKKPNRTPEETNTEALIKGPRDNFIEDVATNIALIRKRLPTNSLCVEKFELGERTKTTVALLYFDDIANPQIRDGIVQKLKAIDTDIVYSGNILMERIDKRSKLIPNHDYTGRPDYAVQSLARGRFVILIDGVAYGVIIPINLFLLFKTGEDNEYTMVFSSFERLVRVASLLIGLLLPAFWLALTTFHQNQLPLLFLATVIQSRTGLPLPSALEMILMVIVFELFREAGLRLPAAIGSTISVVGGLIIGDAAIRAGVTSPAMIVVIATSTIATFTLVNQSLVAAISILRIFFILVTAFFGLFGFFMSMFLTLIYLANLRSFGVPYLNIAEQINWSTIKKTIMRPSPRDYAKRPEMLNPKDQTRMKNDEK, from the coding sequence ATGAAGCAGAATAACGACGCCTTGAATGGGGACAGATTACGGCAATTATTTTCCAAATCTGCAGATGTCCGATTTCAAGAATTCACCTTTAGTGGTAAGACGGTTCTTTTTGTCACGTGTGAGGCGATGATCGATGAACATCTTTTATACGACGTTGTAGTGGAACGGGTGCGAGTCTGTATGGATTCCCTTGGGGAGGAGCCGATTGGGGAAGCAGAGATTGAAGCGTTGCCAATCCCTTCCTTGCAGAAAGTTGTCGAGGCGGCCGAAGCCCTTTCGGCTGTTTATACCGGGCAGGCCCTGTTGTATTTTGAGGAGCAGGAAGCCCTGTATTCGAGCAATATTGCCAAAAAGCCGAATCGGACACCGGAAGAGACGAACACGGAAGCGCTTATTAAAGGGCCACGGGATAATTTCATTGAGGATGTAGCAACTAATATTGCACTGATCCGGAAACGGCTGCCGACTAATTCGCTTTGCGTGGAAAAATTCGAATTGGGGGAGCGGACCAAAACGACAGTCGCCCTTCTGTACTTTGATGACATTGCCAATCCTCAAATCCGGGATGGGATTGTCCAGAAATTAAAAGCCATCGATACGGATATCGTCTATAGCGGCAATATCCTCATGGAACGAATTGACAAACGGTCCAAGTTGATTCCGAATCATGATTATACAGGACGGCCGGATTATGCGGTCCAGTCTTTGGCACGAGGACGCTTTGTTATTCTCATTGACGGTGTTGCCTATGGAGTCATCATCCCGATCAATTTGTTCCTGCTGTTCAAAACAGGAGAAGATAACGAGTATACGATGGTGTTCAGTTCATTCGAACGGCTTGTACGGGTGGCGAGCCTTTTGATCGGTTTGCTCCTGCCGGCATTTTGGCTCGCCCTGACGACATTTCACCAAAATCAGTTGCCACTTTTGTTTTTAGCGACCGTCATCCAGTCGCGGACAGGCTTGCCGCTTCCATCCGCGCTGGAGATGATCCTCATGGTCATCGTCTTCGAGTTGTTCCGGGAAGCCGGTTTGCGCCTGCCTGCTGCCATCGGTTCTACTATCAGTGTAGTTGGGGGGTTGATTATTGGAGATGCGGCGATTCGTGCGGGCGTGACAAGCCCTGCGATGATTGTCGTCATTGCGACCTCTACTATCGCAACATTTACACTCGTTAATCAATCTCTTGTGGCCGCAATTAGTATTTTACGAATATTTTTCATACTGGTAACTGCGTTTTTTGGGCTATTCGGCTTTTTCATGTCGATGTTCTTAACGCTTATCTATTTAGCAAATCTCCGATCGTTTGGTGTTCCTTATTTGAATATCGCAGAGCAGATCAACTGGTCGACTATTAAAAAGACGATCATGCGCCCTTCTCCTCGAGACTATGCAAAACGCCCGGAGATGCTTAATCCAAAAGACCAAACGAGGATGAAGAATGATGAAAAATAA
- a CDS encoding GerAB/ArcD/ProY family transporter, with translation MKTSATFSILHLILLSMTAIGLKNHVTILPPLLIGAGRDGWASVLLSALAALPWGVLLIYIVNRSNQASMRDWLTEQLGRTASKIVVYVLIFSLLFLAAVTMRETLQWVNTTFLPETPILPLLILYTIVCISLSVTNIQTIIILNAIVLFGVNVLGFFVAFTNIQVKEYELLLPLFEHGVQPILRGMVYPASGFIEILILFLFLRHRLDSRPRYVHFFIILFILTVLTLGPLIGAITEFGPDEAAKQRYPAYEEWGLVTLGRFIEHLDFLSIYQWLTGALVRVSVFLFIIADFLQITRQPVKIWQRIAPAFFFGCLALFLIDDHTFIDYQKKYFMPFTLIFFFALSLFLGIVAYISGKSTRRGTFGKRTGEDET, from the coding sequence ATGAAAACATCTGCTACCTTTAGCATTCTACATCTTATCCTTCTTTCGATGACCGCCATCGGATTGAAGAATCATGTGACGATCCTGCCTCCATTGCTCATCGGGGCGGGGCGAGATGGATGGGCGTCTGTCTTGCTGTCGGCTTTGGCAGCTCTACCATGGGGAGTGTTACTGATTTACATTGTCAATCGATCCAACCAAGCCTCGATGAGGGATTGGCTAACCGAGCAGCTTGGCCGAACTGCTTCAAAAATCGTCGTGTACGTCCTCATCTTCAGTCTTTTATTCCTTGCTGCCGTGACGATGCGGGAAACGTTGCAGTGGGTGAATACAACATTTTTACCAGAAACCCCGATTTTACCTTTGTTGATCCTGTATACGATTGTTTGCATCAGTCTTTCTGTCACGAACATTCAAACCATTATCATCTTAAATGCTATCGTGCTGTTCGGTGTCAATGTGTTGGGCTTCTTCGTTGCATTTACCAATATCCAGGTGAAGGAGTATGAGCTGCTGCTCCCTCTTTTTGAACATGGGGTGCAGCCTATTCTGAGAGGAATGGTCTACCCAGCGTCGGGATTCATCGAAATCCTTATTCTTTTCCTGTTTCTCCGCCATCGTCTTGACAGTCGTCCTCGGTATGTCCATTTCTTCATAATTCTCTTCATACTAACGGTGCTGACATTAGGTCCGTTAATTGGCGCGATTACTGAATTTGGTCCAGATGAGGCGGCCAAACAGCGCTATCCCGCCTATGAAGAATGGGGATTGGTTACGCTCGGCCGTTTCATCGAGCATTTAGATTTTTTATCGATATATCAATGGTTGACAGGTGCACTCGTCAGAGTGAGCGTTTTTCTTTTTATCATTGCCGACTTTTTACAAATCACTCGTCAGCCGGTGAAAATCTGGCAGCGTATCGCACCCGCCTTTTTCTTTGGCTGCCTGGCGTTGTTTTTGATTGATGATCATACGTTCATTGACTACCAAAAGAAGTATTTCATGCCATTTACACTAATCTTCTTTTTCGCTCTTTCTTTGTTCCTTGGGATTGTTGCATACATTTCAGGAAAATCGACTAGGAGGGGTACGTTTGGAAAGAGAACAGGCGAGGATGAGACATGA
- a CDS encoding permease prefix domain 1-containing protein — protein sequence MKAQFQRFVEGIVRQTDCNLAEREDLYEELLSHLEDSFAEHRKQGYSGEEATRIVMTNFGDGSEIGKQLQHAMYPYRREMLLVLSVVSLLFAYGVYLGQLFLAGDAHIPWLVMAVLSSSALLYVTVRPVTSLNRRLWMNGLLVIHLFVFFYGLLLAAYLERPFSTILTFVAALLMLLTIILVYRTTIYDFPSDRQALKKDAKRLHFINITTGILIVFLTLFFLWAFLLFASGLSPAFLWFLLPIGVWILSYAIQMHLLAEQKRRWSYAIAFIQIGALLAGLVFWLWSM from the coding sequence ATGAAAGCCCAGTTTCAGCGCTTTGTTGAAGGGATTGTCCGCCAGACGGATTGCAATCTGGCGGAGCGGGAGGATTTATACGAAGAACTGCTCTCGCATTTGGAAGATTCCTTTGCAGAGCATCGGAAACAAGGTTATTCGGGAGAGGAGGCCACGCGGATCGTGATGACAAACTTTGGTGATGGATCGGAGATCGGCAAGCAGCTTCAGCACGCTATGTATCCTTATCGACGGGAAATGCTGTTGGTCCTTTCGGTTGTCTCGTTGCTCTTTGCCTATGGCGTCTACTTAGGCCAATTGTTCTTAGCGGGCGATGCACATATTCCCTGGTTGGTGATGGCTGTCTTGAGCAGCTCTGCCCTGCTTTATGTGACCGTTCGCCCGGTTACTTCATTGAATCGGCGCTTGTGGATGAACGGCTTGTTAGTTATTCATCTATTTGTTTTCTTTTACGGTTTGTTGTTGGCCGCCTATTTGGAGCGTCCCTTTTCCACGATATTAACGTTCGTGGCGGCGTTGCTCATGCTGTTAACTATTATTCTTGTATATCGGACGACGATCTATGATTTTCCATCGGATCGCCAAGCATTGAAGAAAGATGCGAAACGACTGCATTTCATCAATATTACGACGGGTATTTTGATCGTGTTTCTTACTCTTTTCTTTTTATGGGCATTTTTGTTGTTTGCATCGGGATTATCGCCCGCATTTTTATGGTTCCTCCTTCCGATTGGAGTTTGGATCCTGTCGTATGCAATTCAAATGCATTTATTAGCCGAACAAAAGAGAAGATGGTCGTATGCGATTGCATTTATTCAAATTGGAGCGCTTTTGGCAGGCCTTGTCTTTTGGCTATGGAGCATGTAA
- a CDS encoding PadR family transcriptional regulator encodes MDQEMMKGSIDLLLLSLIAQRDLYGYEIVKVLKEISDGTYEMGEGTLYAALKRLERKQWVSSYWQEGESGRRKYYRLTDEGRTALASKQENWKWMNTLIRRSSEGLI; translated from the coding sequence ATGGACCAAGAGATGATGAAGGGGAGCATTGATTTACTATTATTGTCTTTGATTGCCCAACGGGATTTGTATGGATATGAAATTGTCAAGGTATTGAAAGAAATCAGTGATGGCACGTACGAGATGGGGGAAGGGACGCTTTATGCCGCATTGAAGCGCCTGGAAAGGAAGCAGTGGGTTTCGTCTTATTGGCAAGAGGGAGAGAGCGGCAGAAGAAAGTATTACCGGCTGACCGATGAAGGCAGGACCGCTTTGGCAAGTAAGCAGGAGAACTGGAAGTGGATGAACACCCTCATCCGTAGAAGTTCGGAAGGTTTGATATGA
- a CDS encoding sialidase — protein MFYYMYQGPTFGPPHYYAQNDQERRRQQSAQQVLQRIQTQHPELYTELEAYGMNRAIADYVFLLVIGFTLSQAGTDQTATQVYNQFQSQFPWLPLFYAQFRIPPNVMNRTLMQVIRLTLAEAGDGRPQPQPGRGWIGWEDLGGVLTSGPGVSSWQPNRLDVFVRGSDQAMYHKWWDGRQWSDWENLGGVLTSAPAAVSWGPNRIDVFVRGTDNALYHKWWDGQRWNDWESLGGVLSSAPAVSSQRPNQLDVFVRGTDNALYKKTWNGTRWLDWENLGGTLTSAPAAVSWGPNRVDVFARGQNQELIHKWWDGSSWSGWESLGGSLTEAPAVASKRPNRLQVFTRGSNQNLYLREWNGSRWLNWENLGGTLTSAPAAVSWGPNRTDVFARGRDQSLIHLYQNE, from the coding sequence ATGTTTTATTATATGTATCAAGGGCCGACGTTTGGTCCGCCCCATTATTATGCTCAGAACGATCAGGAGAGGAGACGGCAGCAGTCGGCTCAACAGGTGTTGCAGCGAATACAGACGCAGCATCCAGAATTGTATACGGAGTTGGAAGCGTATGGGATGAACCGTGCAATCGCGGATTATGTATTCCTCCTGGTCATCGGCTTTACACTCAGCCAAGCCGGGACGGATCAGACTGCCACTCAGGTCTATAATCAGTTCCAGTCGCAGTTTCCTTGGCTGCCGCTCTTTTATGCACAGTTCCGGATTCCGCCGAACGTCATGAACCGGACTTTGATGCAAGTGATCCGGCTGACGTTGGCGGAGGCCGGGGATGGGCGTCCGCAACCTCAACCGGGGCGGGGCTGGATCGGCTGGGAGGATTTGGGCGGTGTCCTTACATCGGGCCCGGGCGTATCCTCTTGGCAACCGAACCGACTTGACGTCTTTGTCCGGGGCTCTGATCAGGCAATGTACCATAAATGGTGGGACGGCCGTCAATGGAGCGACTGGGAGAATCTTGGTGGCGTACTCACTTCCGCCCCGGCTGCCGTTTCTTGGGGTCCGAACCGGATTGATGTCTTTGTCCGGGGGACGGACAACGCGTTGTACCACAAATGGTGGGATGGCCAGCGATGGAACGATTGGGAGAGTCTGGGCGGTGTATTATCCAGCGCTCCGGCCGTCTCCTCGCAACGACCGAATCAGCTTGATGTCTTCGTCAGAGGAACAGATAACGCTCTTTACAAAAAGACATGGAACGGCACGCGCTGGCTTGACTGGGAGAACCTTGGCGGTACATTGACGTCCGCCCCAGCCGCCGTCTCTTGGGGTCCGAACCGCGTGGATGTATTTGCAAGAGGGCAGAATCAGGAGTTGATCCATAAATGGTGGGATGGTTCTTCGTGGAGCGGTTGGGAAAGTCTCGGCGGCTCGCTAACTGAAGCTCCCGCTGTCGCCTCCAAAAGGCCGAACCGCCTGCAAGTCTTCACCAGAGGGTCGAATCAAAACCTCTATCTCAGAGAATGGAACGGTTCTCGCTGGCTGAACTGGGAAAACCTTGGAGGAACCCTGACCTCCGCACCCGCTGCTGTTTCATGGGGCCCGAATCGGACAGATGTCTTTGCGAGGGGACGGGATCAGAGCCTTATCCATTTGTATCAGAATGAATAA
- a CDS encoding TVP38/TMEM64 family protein, whose product MEEWLDVDKIVELAKHYKALGPVIGILLPFIESFLPFLPLFVFVFANASAYGLWYGFILSWAGTVAGSYAVFLIIRKYGRNRFLRFLTKSARIQKLIKWVDRNGFAPLFLFLCFPFTPSALVNLVAGLADIKKRYYLFTLMAGKLVMIFTISFIGYDLKALLTQPIRTAVVVALIVLLWIVGKWLEKRVNRKVEAEFRSFSVQQEKK is encoded by the coding sequence ATGGAAGAGTGGCTCGATGTAGATAAAATAGTAGAATTGGCGAAGCATTACAAGGCACTTGGACCTGTCATCGGGATTTTGCTGCCTTTTATCGAGTCCTTCCTACCGTTTTTACCGCTATTCGTCTTCGTCTTCGCGAACGCGAGCGCCTATGGTCTGTGGTATGGATTCATCCTCTCCTGGGCGGGGACGGTTGCCGGTTCTTACGCGGTGTTCCTGATCATACGGAAATACGGACGCAACCGGTTTTTGCGGTTCCTTACGAAAAGTGCGCGTATTCAGAAATTAATCAAATGGGTGGACCGCAACGGGTTTGCTCCCCTATTCCTGTTCCTCTGTTTCCCGTTCACCCCGTCGGCCCTCGTCAATTTGGTCGCGGGTCTGGCGGATATCAAGAAGCGATACTATTTGTTCACCTTGATGGCGGGCAAGCTCGTCATGATTTTCACCATCAGTTTCATCGGCTACGATCTGAAAGCCTTGCTCACGCAACCAATCCGAACAGCGGTCGTCGTTGCACTGATCGTCCTCTTATGGATCGTCGGCAAATGGCTCGAAAAGCGGGTCAATCGGAAAGTGGAGGCGGAATTCCGTTCGTTCTCGGTCCAACAGGAGAAGAAATGA